Part of the Paenibacillus guangzhouensis genome is shown below.
GATTTCACTATCGTTAATTACGATCAAAGAGGAAGCGGTAAATCATATCATTTTAATGAGGATTATTCTAATTTAACGGCAGATGTACTTGTAGATGATTTATTAGAACTTACCGATTATATTTCGAAACGATTAGGTAAAGAGAAAGTGATCTTATTAAGTCATTCTTACGGTACATATTTAGGAACAATGGCTGCTTATAAAGCACCAGAAAAATATGAAACCTATATTGGGATTGGTCAACTGGGTAATATGCAAGAAAGTGAAATAGATAATTGGAATTATACAATAAGTGAAGCGAAAAAAGCCGGAAATACAGAAGATGTGAAGTACTTAGAGGGGATCGCTGAAAATATTTATAAAGGAGAGGCAGTGGCTCCAAGAGATTATGTAGGGAAGTACGGCGGCGCTACAAGACTTATCAATATGCCGGATGGCAATATATTAGGGATACTATTAAGTCGTGAATATAATTTGTTAGATTTAATTCGCTATACCAGTGGATTTAAGACACAAGCACCGCTTGTAAAAGAGGTTCTTGATAAGCCGCTATCTAAGATCGTTACCAAACTTGATTTACCATTTTATTTTGTAATGGGTAAATACGACGCTATGACATCATCTAATGCAGCCAAAAATTATTTTGATAGGATTGAAGCGGATCACAAGGAGTTCATTTCTTTCGAGGAGTCAGCTCATTATCCGCAATTTGAAGAGAAGGAAAAATTTTATAAATGGATGTGCGATACATTTATAAAGTGATATAAAACGAATAACTATGTTGGTTCTTAACTTTTTTAAAGAGTTGACCTTCACGTAAAGACAGTAAGTCTGGATTGTTGTCCTATCGGGGGACGAGAGCCTGGCTGTGGCGGCATTCTCATTTTGCTAACGGGACACTTTATCTCAATAAAGACACTACGATAGTCACGCCGGTATGACCGACTGCACTTTTCTAGTCTAATAGGCTAATAAGCCAGTTAGGTTTATCTGGATGAGCTCGTATTCTAATTTCTGATAAGCCTGAATAACCTTATACAGAACAGAATACTCCTCATGGGAGATGGAGGTCCGGATGAAGAGTCATCTTATCAGGATCGGAGGAGATAGCATGAGCTTTCTGGAGATCCTTGCATTGCTCACGCTCCTAATAAAGATCATTGAGTTGACTCAAAAAAAGGACTAATTATTTTGTTCAATAAATGGAGGGGCATTTTAATGCTTCCTCCATTTTAAATGATCACGTCCTCCAAATGCTTCCCCAATTTTCGGTAATGAGGAATCTGTGAGTTCTCTGGAGAGGTACATTGCAACCTGCCTCGGAAAGGCCACAGCTTTCAGGGAGAGGTGAGAAAAAGAGGCTGCATGTTCAGTTTCAAGCAAAGGTTGTCCTATAATGCATTTTGGTGCATAAGATAAGGACTTTTTTTATTATGTTAGGTTAAGCGCTTAACTTATATCTGAGGAGGAACGAGATGTTGTGCTTAAGAAACAAAAAGTGGATAAGCATGATGACAGTTATATCTCTATTGCTCTGCCTTGTTGTACCGAATGGCGTTGTATTAGCGGATGAAGCCAATACGGCTCCTGCTGATTTAGGATTAGTAGGGGAATGGAAGTTTGATAGTATGGTTGGAGGTGTAACGCCTGACACCTTCTTGAACAATGATATTGTAGTTACGAAGGCTGCACTGGGAAGCGGGAAATTCGGTAAAGGTTTACTGCTTAACGGGTATGACAGCTATGCTACGATACCGAATCATAACTTAATCAATACAGGCAGCGATTTCTCATTGAGCATGCTTGTTAATTTCGACTCTACATATACGAACCGGGACGTGGTGCTGGTACAGCAGCAAGGGGGAAGCAACACAACCTTGCTGAAGCGCAGACCCGATGGTCGTATGGAATCATCACTCGGCGGAGTAGCTACAATTGGAACAACTCCAATCGAACCGAAAAAGTGGTACCATGTCGCGCTTGTGCGTGATAGCGGAACAGTGAAGTTGTACGTCAATGGCGCCTTGGACATGACGACAGACAATACACAGATGGACTCGAATACAGGGGAAATCCGACTCGGTGCGGATACATTCCCGGATTCATCTAATGCGTGGCCTGGATATATCGATGAGGTTCAATTGTATGACCGGGCATTGACGGATAAGCAAATGCAGCAAGCGCCAGGACTGGTCTGGCCGGCGATTACGCTCAGTGGCAGCGCAGAGATGACGCTGTCTACCAATGAGGCATATGTTGAAGCCGGAGCGACAGCGACTGATGCTGTAGACGGCGACCTAACAGCTAGTATCCAAAAGACAGGCCATGTCGACACGAGTAAGGGTGGTATTTATACCATTAAATATACGGTGTCGAGCAGTCGGGGAGATCGTGCAACTAAAGTGCGGACCGTCAAGGTGCTCCCACCCAAGACGCTGTCTCGCGCAAGTCGGGTATTGATTGATAGAGGGCTGCAAATGCAGACATGGATGCCTACGGAGGAAATGGGTAGACCATTCGCAACGCCAGAAGAATGGAAAGGTAGTAATTTTACAACGGCTACTTATTACGAATGGCCTCTTTACAACAAAAGTTTCCATAAAGCTTTACCAGATGCGCAATGGTCACTTGTTAAAGGCGCAATGGGCGACGGTTTGGGCGGTAGTCCCAAAGATAGCGATAAGAATGGGTTTCTCACCCCAGATCAAGCAGCGAATGTAAACAACTTAATTACGATCTCGTTTGGGGATGAAGAATCGTATAGCGAGGATATTTTGAAGACATTCACGGATTGGTTCAAGCTGAGTCATCAGTTATATCCGAATGTACTTGCCCATAGCAATCAGCAGTCACGTCAGTGGCAGAGAGATAGCTTCGAAACGTACATAAAAACGGCAGAACCTGATTTGCTCACTTTTGATGACTATATGTTTTCGATGGGAGGTACGGATAACAATCTGTTCACAACCGTACTTAACAATATTAATGATCAACGAACGATCGCCTTGGGAGGTTATGATAGAACAGGCCAAAGCCCGATTGCTTTTGGTCAATATTTGCTAGGCTTCAAGACAGGGCAGGAACCGGCTGATGTTGGTCCGTATATTATTACAGAGTCACAATTGTACGGTATACCTTTTGCAACACTAACGCTGGGTGGGAAATGGCTGAGTATGTTCCGCTGGGAATATGATAGCAGGTATTTCTTATTCTTTGATAAAGATAGGAAGCCTACGCCGCAATATTATCAGTATGCAGAAATGGCCCGCCAAATTAAAAACCTAGGACCGCATCTGGTGAGATTGAACAGTACGGATGTATTTAGGGTACCTGGTCAATATAAGGATGCAAGCGGGGCAGTTGTAAACAATAAAACACCGAAAGAAACACCTGTACTTAATAAATTTAACAGGCTTAGGCACCCTTACTTAAGAAACATGACTGTCAAAAATAACGGCACAGAAAATAACGGACTAAATGGCGATGCACTTATCGGATTTTTTGAGCCGCTTCCGGATACGCAATCATTCTTCGGATCAACGGATATGGAATACTTTATGGTTATGAACGGATTGACGACAGGAAACGGACTCCTGCCG
Proteins encoded:
- a CDS encoding alpha/beta hydrolase — its product is MKNLKRFIKYVGYVGVFIIIILVIALFRPTWTSNIKGDNSISVLEQVEINGTKQQIMIRGRDLNNPVIISVHGGPACSEIPYAAKYEDLLEKDFTIVNYDQRGSGKSYHFNEDYSNLTADVLVDDLLELTDYISKRLGKEKVILLSHSYGTYLGTMAAYKAPEKYETYIGIGQLGNMQESEIDNWNYTISEAKKAGNTEDVKYLEGIAENIYKGEAVAPRDYVGKYGGATRLINMPDGNILGILLSREYNLLDLIRYTSGFKTQAPLVKEVLDKPLSKIVTKLDLPFYFVMGKYDAMTSSNAAKNYFDRIEADHKEFISFEESAHYPQFEEKEKFYKWMCDTFIK